Within Raineyella sp. W15-4, the genomic segment CGATGTTGACGACCATGTCCGGGTTGGCGGCCTGGATCGTCCGCAGGAACTCCGCCCAGTACGCGGTGTCGTGACCGAGGCCGAAGGCGACGAAGCGCCATGCCGGGTCCTGTGGCCAGGCCGTGCACCAGTAGCTCTCCGCAACCGGGACCTTGCCCTCGGCCTCGGCGGGGACGTGCCCGAAGTCGGTGTCGAGGACGCCACGGTAGGCGGCACCCGGGAAGACCTTGGTGTCCTTGGCATGGACGTGCGCGACCAGGGAACCGAGGCGCTTGACGGCCTCGATCGGCTCGGCCTGCTGCCAGAACAGATGCGAGGGATCCATGTTGACCTTGATGTTCGTCGCGCCGGTCTCCTCGATCAGACGCTCGAAGGAGGGAACGTTGAAGACGAGGTTGCGGGGGTGCAGCTCGAGGCAGACGTTGACACCGTTGTCCCGGGCCAGGGCGTCGATCTCCTTGAAGAATGGGACGGCGACGGTCCACTGGTAGTCGAGGATCTCCATGTCGATCCCGTTCCAGGGGTTGACGACCCACGTGGGGTACTTCGCGGTGGCGTCGGTGCCGGGGGTGCCGGACATCGTTACCACCTCCTTGACGCCCAGGGCGCCGGCCGTACGGATGGCGCGGCGGAGGTCTGCGGCGTGCAGGAGGCCCTCGTTGGGCAGCGGGGAGATCGGATTGCCGTTCGCGTTGAGGCCGGTGAGCTCGATGCCGTGTTCGGCGAAGATACCGAGGTAGTCGTCGCGGGCGGTCGCCGAGCCGAGGATGGTCTCGGCCGGGCAGTGGGGCGAGGGGATGAACCCCCCGACGTTGACCTCCGCGCCGGACAGGCCGGCGCCCTTGAGGACGTCAAGTGCCTCACCGAGGGACCGGTCGTGGAGGCAGGCGGTGTAGGCGCCGTAGCTGATAGACATGGTGGTGACTCCTTTGTCCTTGTCGTGTGGAGTTGATCGGTCGGGTGGTCAGGAGATCGCGATCTCGGCCCCGCCGTTGGCGGCGGAACGGGCGATGGCGTCGGCGATACGCAGCTCCCGGTAGCCGTCGGCGAAGGTGGCGCACCTGGGCAGTGCTCCTTCGGTGACTCCGGCCACTTGCTGCAGGAAGGCATAGGCCTGGTAGGTGAATTGCTCGATCTGGGTCAGGCCCACCCCGCCGAACGCCATCGAGGACCCCCGGCCGAAGTACGGGAAGTCGGGGTTGACGAGGACCTGACGGGGCCCGGCGATACCGGCAGGCGCGCTGGCATCGTCGAGGAAGATCTCACCGGTGCGGGCCAGGTCCCATCCGGCGCGTCCTTTGGTGCCGAGTACCTCGATCCGCAGCGAGTTCGGCATGTTCCAGGCGACCCGCGAGCAGGAGAACGTGCCGACTGCGCCACTGGCGAAGTGCGCCGTGAAGGTGGTCACATCGTCGTTCTCCACAGCCTCCTTCTCCCCGTCGGCGTCGGATGTCGTCCCACGCGTCACGTGACCGCGGGCCTTGGGGCGCTCCTTGATGACGGTCGACATCACCGCTCCGGAGACAGACGTCAGCGGCCCACTCACCAGCTCCGCGGCATCGATGAGGTGGGACCCGACATCTCCCAGGGCGCCGGAGCCCATCGGGCCCTTGTAGCGCCACGCGATCGGGGTGTTGGGGTCGACGCCGTAGTCACACCAGTAGCGGCCATCGATGTGGGCGATCTGGCCGAGGTGGCCCTCGTGCACCAGTTTGGCGATCTCGGCCAGGGCGGCGTTGCGACGGAACGTGAACCCGACCGCGGTGACGGCCTCGGCCGCGGCCTCGGCGTCGGCCATGGCCTTGGCGTTCTCCAGAGTGTCGGCCAGTGGCTTCTCACACAGCACGTGCTTGCCGGCCCGGATCAGGGCCTCGGCAATCTCGCGGTGCAGGGCATTACCGACGACGATCGAGACGATGTCGATGTCGGGGTCCTCGGCCACCGCTCGCCAGTCCGTCACCGCCTTGTCGTACCCGTAGCGCTGGGCGGCGTCCTCGGCGAACGGGAGATAGGCGTCTGCGATCGTGGAGAGGCGAATCTTGGGCAGACCCAGGTCGAAGACCGTGCCGACCTGGCGCCACGCATTGGCGTGGGTTGTGCCGGCCATGCCGGCCCCGATCACAGCGACATTGAAAGTTTGCTCGGACATTTGAACCTCCGTTGGTTCTGATCTGAAACGAACTAACGCGCGTAAGTAGCTGTATTCGAGTATGTAGTAGCTGACTTTGTCCTGTCAAGTACGTGGGACGGCGAGGAGTTGCCCCCGGCGCCTTCGCGGGCTCTCAGCGCCGTCCGGCTACCGTCGGATCTCTTCGTACCTCTCGCCCCCCGATCCTGGGATGTCATGACCTTCATCGCGCTCCTCCAGTCCATCCCGCCGCTGGCGGTCTACGTCGTCATCGGCCTACTGGTCGGCGTGGAGAGCATCGGCGTGCCGGTGCCGGGGGAGACCGCCCTGATCACCGGATCGGTGCTGAGCACCCGGCCCGAGCTGCACATCTCCGGGATGTGGGTGGCGGTCGCCGCCTTCATCGGAGCGGTGATCGGCGACTCGATCGGCTACAGCGTCGGATGGCATTACGGGCCAGCGCTGCTGGACCGGCTGGCGGCGCGCTTCCCGCGGCACATCACCGCGGACCGGATCGCGTACGCCGATCACCTCTTCGACCGCTACGGCACCGGAACGGTCTTCGTCGGCCGGTTCATCGCGCTGTTGCGGATGTTCGCCGGTCCGCTGGCGGGCACGCTGCGGTTGGCCTATCCGCGGTTCCTGATGGCGAACGCCGCAGGAGCGGCCTGCTGGGCCGGTGGGATCGCCGTCGTCGTCCAATTGGTCGGCACTGCCGCCGACCGTTACCTCAAGGAGGCGAGCTGGGGTCTGCTGCTGGTGCTGTTGCTGGTCGGTCTGCTCGTCGGGCGGGTGGTCGGGCGCTCCTTCGAGCGGCGGGTCGAGGCGTACGCCGCCGAACGCCTCGCCGAGTCGGGGGAGTCGGAGTAGGGACGCTTCTCCCGTTCTCGTCGTGAGCCGCTCTCGTCGTGGGCCCCTCGTCATCCGTCGGCGCCCGGCTCGACGTCTTGGCTGCGTGTGCGGACCTTCCGGCGCAGCGTCGATCCGCGCCTCAGCGGGCCGAGTGCGTCCCGCTGGGACGTCCGGGGCGGATTGCGGCGTTCTGTCTGCCAGGATCCTGGGTCTGTTGTCGAACGCAGGTTTCACCCCCCGGGTGACCATCTGTGGCCGAGTGGCATCTGCCCCGCGGGTAAACACGGCGCCATTCCGTGCATCTGTTCCGATAGCCAGCTCCGACGTTGGCCGCGAGAGCAGTCGGGCTGTCACCAGGGGGGTGAATTTCCGGCTCGACAACAGACCTGGGGCGCACCACGTCGGATCGGTTCGGCGCCATCGACACGCTGGAGCCATCGCCGGACCGGGCCTCTGCCCGCATGATGCGCTCGCGGGCGGGCGTCGGCGAGGTGGTCGGGGGCGGGCGGGCCAGGCCTCAGAAGCTCGAGGCGATCGACGCGAGCAGGTTGACCGTCGAGGCGAGCACCACGGCGCCGAGCAGGTAGCTGATCAGGGTGTGGCGCAGCACGGTCCGGCGGATCGTCTTGCTGGTCAGGGCGGTGTCGCTGACCTGGTAGGTCATCCCGAGGGTGAAGGACAGATAGGCGAAATCCTGGTAGTCCGGGTCCTCGTCCTGGTTGAAGTCGACGCCGCCGTCGCCGTCGTAGTAGAGCCGGGCGTAGCGCATCGTGAACAGGACGTGCACCAGCACCCAGGACGCTGCCACGCACAGCACACCCAGCCCGGTCTCGATGATCGCCGTGGCGCCCTTCTGCGAGGATGCCGCCAGCAGCACGCCGACACCGACCAGACTGGCGACCGAGGCGACCAGCAGGATGACGTCGGTGGGGCCCCGACCGGTGTCCTCCTCGGTGGCATGGGTCCGCGTCTCCACCGCGTCCATCCGGACGACGCTCGCCCAGGTCCAGGCGCAGTAGATGCCGGCGGTGACGATCCAGCCCGACACAGCGGCGGCCTCCGGACGCCAGGTGAGCAGGACCACCAGCCCGGCCAGCAGGCCGAGGACCACGCACGCGGCCAGCTTGACCAGCACCAACCGATGGAACGGGCGTGTCCCGCTCGGGCGTGTCGTGCTCACTTCGTCTCCTCTCAGCGGCGGCCAGGATCGAACCGCACGACCCTGTCTGGACCGGGCCGACCCTGTCTGGACCGCACGACCCTCTCTGGACCGCGTGACCCGGATGTCACAGCGTGCTGCTAGTTTCGCTGCCGGGCGTGCGGGCGCGTCTCGTACGCTGCAGCGGCGTACGTCACGACGTCCGCGCCCCGAAGGCGTACGTCACCGCTCGTACGCAGGACACAACGGACCGTACTCCGGGAGGATCCTATGGCCGGTGGACTCGCCGCCCTGCTCGACGACGTGGCGATGATCGCCAAGGCCGCCAGCGCCACCAGCACCAAGGCTGTCGGAGTGGTGGTCGACGACGCCGCGGTGACCCCGCAGTACGTGGCGGGGATCCATCCCAGCCGCGAGTTGCCCGTCATCTGGCGGATTGCCCGGGGCTCCCTGGTCAACAAGGCGATCCTGATCGTCGTCCTGCTCGTTCTCGACCACTTCCTGCCGGTGGTGCTCACCCCGCTGCTGATGCTGGGTGGTCTCTACCTGTCCTTCGAAGGGGCGGAGAAGCTGCTGGAGGCGGTCCGCAACGGGCGCCGGCGCTCTGGCCGGCCGAGGCGGGCTGCAGAGCCCGAACAGGCTGCACAGGCCGAACAGGCCGCGCGGGCCGAACACGCTCCGGAGGCCGAACAGCCGGTGCGAGCCGCACATGCCGTGCAGGCCGAACGGCGTGGTCCGGTCGTCGAGCAGGGCGCGGAGTCCGAACGCACCCTGGTCAACGGCGCGGTGCGGACCGACTTCATCCTGTCGGCCGAGATCATGGTGATCTCGCTGGCCACGGTGAACGCCAGCCGGGACGCGGCCATGCCGCTGCTGCCCAAGACGCTCACCCTGGCTCTGGTGGCGCTGGCGCTGACCGCGTTGGTATACGGCGTGGTGGCCCTGATCGTGAAGATGGACGACATCGGACTGGTGCTGAGCGGCCGCGACCGGCCGGTCGCCCGGCGCGTCGGCAGGGTGCTGGTCGCCGCGATGCCCACCGTGCTGTCGGTGTTGTCGACCGTCGGCATCGCCGCCATGCTCTGGGTCGGTGGGCACATCCTGGTCTCCGGGGCGAACACGCTGGGCTGGCACGCCCCCGCCGACCTGCTGCACCACCTGGCCGCCCCGGCGCACGAGGTGCCGGGGATCGGCGGCCTGCTGGCCTGGCTGATCGACACCCTCGGCTCGGCGGTGGTCGCGATCGTGATCGGCACCGTGCTCGCCGGGATCGCGCACCTGCTGCCGTTCCGCCGCCACGACGTGCACGAGGGTGCGGCAGACGAGGCCGGTGCCTCGGGTGCCTCGGGTCACGAGGGCGACCCGCAGGAGGATGCCGACCCGCAGGAGGATGCCGACCACTGACGGACGTTCCCGCGGGAACGCGCGGATCGCCTTCTGGCCGGCCCGGCGCATCGCAACCCCGACCCCGGCCGTGGACGTTCCCGCGGGAACGCACTCAGCGGACAGCTGACCGGAAACCGCGTAGCCGCAGGCTGTTGCTCACCACGAAGACGCTCGAGAAGGCCATCGCGGCCCCGGCGATCATCGGGTTGAGCAGGCCGAAGGCGGCCAGCGGGATGGCGCACACGTTGTAGGCGAAGGCCCAGAACAGGTTGCCCCTGATCGTCGCCAGCGTCCGCCGCGACAGCCGGATCGCATCCGCAGCGACACGCAGGTCGCCACGCACCAGGGTCAGGTCGGCAGCCTCGATCGCGACGTCGGTGCCGGTGCCCATGGCGAGGCCGAGGTCGGCCCGGGCGAGGGCCGGTGCGTCGTTCACCCCGTCGCCGACCATCGCCACCACCCGGCCCTCGGCCTGCAGCTCGGCCACCACCCGGACCTTGTCCTGCGGCAGGACCTCGGCCACCACCCGGTCGATGCCGACCTCGGCGGCGACCCGTTCGGCGACCGTCCGGTTGTCCCCGGTGAGCAGCACGGGGGTGAGTCCGAGGGCCCGGAGCTGGGTGATCGCCTCGGGGCTGGTCGGCCGGACGGCGTCCGCCGCCGTGAGCACGCCCCGGGCGGCCCCGTCCCAGCCGACGACCACCGCGGTGCGTCCGGCCGCCTCGGCCTCCGCCTTCGCCCGGGTCAGCTCGGGAGGCAGTTCGATCCCGTGCTCCGCCAGCAGGGTGGTGCGGCCGACCAGGACCGTACGTCCCTCGACCGTGCCGCGGACCCCGCGCCCGGCCTGGTTGGTGAAGTCCTCGACCGCGGGCAGCGCGCCGACCCGGTCCGCGGCGCCGCGGGCGATGGCCCGGGCGATCGGGTGCTCGGAAGCCGCCTCCACCGCGCCGCCGAGGCGCAGCACCTCGGTCGTGTCGGTGCCGTCAGCGGCGTACGCCTCCATCAGGGCCATCGTGCCGGTGGTCACCGTGCCGGTCTTGTCCAGCACGACGGTGTCGACCCGGCGGGTCGATTCGAGGACCTCGGGGCCCTTGATCAGGATGCCGAGCTGGGCGCCGCGGCCGGTCCCGACCAGCAGGGCGGTCGGGGTGGCCAGTCCCAGGGCGCACGGGCAGGCGACGATCAGCACCGCCACCGCGGCGGTGAACGCCGCCGTCACCGGGTGACCGAGGGCGATCCAGGCGACGAGGGTGGCGACCGCGACGACGATGACGATCGGCACGAAGACGCCCGACACCCGGTCGGCCAACCGCTGGATCTCGGCCTTGCCCGACTGGGCGTCCTCGACCAGCTTCGCCATCCGGGCCAGCTGGGTGTCCGCGCCGATCCGGGTGGCGCGGACGACGAGGCGGCCGCCGGCGTTGACCGTGGCCCCGGTGACCGCATCGCCGGGGGCGACCTCGACCGGCACCGACTCGCCGGTGAGCATCGAGGCGTCGACGGCGGAGGTACCGATGGTCACGACACCGTCGGTGGCGATCTTCTCCCCGGGGCGTACGACGAACGCGTCGCCGACCCGCAGCTCCTCGACCGGGATCCGCACCTCGGTCTCTCCGTGCAGGGGGTCGGGGCGGAGCACCGCCACGTCCTTCGCGCCGAGTTCCAGCAGCGCCCGCAGCGCCGCCCCGGCGCGCCGCTTCGACCGCTTCTCGAAGTAGCGGCCGAGCAGGATGAACATCACCACCCCGGAGGCGACCTCGAGGTAGATGTTGCCCGCCCCGTCGCTCGGCGCGACGGTCAGCTCGAACGGGTGCTTCATCCCGGTCATCCCGGCGGTGCCGAAGAACAGTGCGAACAGCGACCACAGGTACGCCGCGCCGGTCCCCATCGAGACCAGGGTGTCCATCGTCGCGGCGCCGTGGCGCAGGTTGGTCCAGGCGGCCCGGTGGAACGGCCAGCCGGCCCAGACGATCACCGGCGAGGCCAGGGTCAGCGACAGCCACTGCCAGTTGTCGAACTGCAGCGCCGGCACCATCGCCATCAGGATCACCGGCACCGACAGCACCACGCTGCCGATCAGCCGGCCGCGCAGCGTACGCAGCTCGAGCTCCTGGCGGTCCGGGGTGTCCGTGTCCCGATCGCCCACATCCGTCCGGGCCGGCCCGACCCGGGGCAGTGCGGCCGAGTAGCCGGCGTCGGCCACGGTGTCGAGCAACCGTTGCGGGTCGTACCCCGCCGGGACGCTCACGTGGGCCTTCTCGGTGGCGTAGTTCACCGAGGCGGTGACGCCCTCCAGTGCGTTGAGCTTGCGCTCGATCCGGTTGGCACAGGAGGCGCAGGTCATGCCACCGATCTCGAGGTCGACATCGGTGAGGTGGCCGAGGGCCACCGGGACGGATCGCTGGTCGACCTGGGTCGAGGACACGGAATCGCTCCTGGCTGTGGGGTGGGATGGGATCGGGATCACGGGCCCCTGTCGGGGATCAGGCAGCGGGGACGACCTGGTAGCCGGCCTCCTCGACGGCCGCGGTGACCGCGGCAGGGTCGAGCGGTGCGGCACTGGTGACGACGAGCCTGCCAGTGGTGTGGCTGACGTCGATGGTCTCGACGCCGGGGATCTCGCTGACCTCCTCGCGCACCGACATCTCGCAGTGGTGGCAGGTCATGCCCGAGACCTGGTACTCGGTCGTGGTCGACATGGTGGTGTCCTTCCTTCGGGCCGTACGCCCGCTCGGCGCGTGTCCGTTGCTACGACAGACTGTGTTGCTACGACAGACTGTAGTGCTCTGCCCAAGTACCCCTCGGGGGTATCTCCGACAGCTGCGATCTTATACCCCCTTGGGGTATGTGATCGGGTGGTGTGCGTCACCCCGTCGAGTCGAGGGGTGCGGCGCCCCGGTCCGGGAGAGCGGTGCTGTACGGGACCACGAGCGGGGTCCCCGTGAGCGGGTCGGGGATGACGATGCACCGCAGGCCGAAGACCTCCTTGACGATGTCCGCGGTGACGACCTCGGCCGGCGGGCCCTGGGTGATGAGAGCTCCGTCCTTCATCACCACCAGGTGGGTCGCGTAGCGCGCCGCATGGTTCAGATCGTGCAGCACGGCGACCAGCGTGCGGCCCTCGCGGTGCAGCCGGGCGAACAGGTCGAGCAGCTCGATCTGGTGTGCGATGTCGAGGAACGTCGTCGGCTCGTCGAGCAACAGGGCGGGCGTCTGTTGGGCGATCGCCATGGCCACCCAGACCCGCTGGCGTTGGCCGCCCGAGAGCTCGTCGACCGGCCGGTCGGCCAGCTCGCTCACCGACGTCGCGGCCATGGCCTGCTCGACGGCGGCGTCGTCCGCCTCGGAATGCCGCCGGAACATCCCGTGGTACGGGTAGCGCCCCCGGGCGACGAGCTCGGAGACCGTGATCCCGTCGGGCGCCGTCGAGTCCTGGGGCAGCAGCCCGATCCTCCTCGCCGCCTCCCGGGGGCGGTAGTCGTGGATGGAGCGGCCGTCGAGCACGATCCGCCCGGAGCCGGGCGGCAGCAGTCGCGCGAAGGCGCGCAGCAGCGTCGACTTGCCGCAGCCGTTCGGCCCGACGATGACGGTGAACGAGCCCGGCGGCACCTCGAGATCGAGATGCGGCACGACGGGCGTGCCTCCGTAGCCGAGCGTGACGCCCTCGGCCGTGATGCGGGTGATCGGGCGGGTCGTTTCCATGTCGTCTCCGTGGTGAAGGCTCATCGTCCCTGTCGCCGTCTCGCGCCGCGCAGCAGGAGGACCACCAGGTAGCACCCGCCGACCACGACCGTCACGACCCCGACGGGGACCGCCTGCGGCAGTGCGTACTGTGCGGCGAGGTCTGCGGTGAGCAGTAGCACGGCGCCGGTGAGGGCGGACTGCGCGAGCAGCAGTCCGGCCCCGCCGACCATGCGCTTGGCCAGCTGGGGGGCGGCGAGGGCCACGAACGCGATCGGCCCGGTCACCGCGGTGACAACCGCGGTGAGGGCGACCCCCAGGACGAGGATCCACAACCGTGCCGCTCCGACCCGCACTCCGTGCGATGCCGCGGCCGCGTCGCCGAGCTCGAGCTGCTGCAGCGGTCGGGTCGCGGCGGTGACGCCGACGCCGCAGACGGCGAGCACGGCGAGTGCGGGGGCGAGCCCCGTCCAGTCCACCGTCCCGAGTGTGCCCGCAGCCCACACCGATGCGCTCATCGCCACCTCGACCTGCGTACGAAGCTGCAGCCACACGTTCACGGCGTGCAGCATGGCCGTGACGGCGATCCCGGTCACGATCAGCTGCATGCCGCCGATGCCGCGTCGATACGCGAGCGCATAGACGAGGAACGCGGTGGCCAGACCTCCCGCCATCGAGCCGCCCGCGATGCCGAGGGTGCCATCGAGCGGGGTGCCGGCGAGCAGCGTCGTCACGATCAGCACGCCCGTGTACGAGCCCGTCGCGAATCCGATGACGTCGGGCGAGCCGAGCGGGTTCCTGGTGAGGGACTGGAACAGTGCCCCGGCAGCCGCGAGCGCCGCGCCGAAGGCGAGCGCGGCGGCGACGCGGGGAAGCCGCCACTGGACGACCACGACGGTCGCGAAGCCGTCGTCGTGCGCGATGGCGTGGACCACCGCGGGCAGCGAGAGGGGGTAGTCACCGATCCCGAGTGCGACCAGGCCGAGCAGCACCGCCGCTGCGGCGGTCGTCGCCGTCACGGGCGCACGCCTGCGCTGCACTCGCTGCACTCCCGCCGCCTCAGCGGAGCGGAGTGCGGACAGCGCGGTCACAGCGCACCCAGCCGGCCACGGCGGACGAGGCCGATCAGCACGGGTGCACCGAGGAAGGCCGTGACGACGCCGACCGGGACCTCGCCCGGCCACGCGACGAGCCGGGCGGCCACGTCGGCGGCGAGCAGCAGGACCGGCGCGGCCAGCAGCGAGAGGGCGACGATCCAGCGCTGGTCCGGCCCCATCACCCGGCGTGCAACGTGCGGGATCATCAGGCCGATGAAGGCGATCGGGCCCGCCAGCGCGGTCGCGCCGCCGGCGAGCAGGGTGATCGCGGCAATGGCAGTGATGCGGGTGCGGGTCACGGAGGAGCCGAGGGCCGTCGCGCGGTCGTCGCCCAGCGCGAGCAGGTTGAGCGGGCCGCCGATCACGAGCGCGAGGAGGATCCCCGCGACGAGCAACGGCAGGGCGGGCAGCACGACGTGCCAGTCCGCGTCGCGCAGGGTGCCCGCTTCCCACACCTGCAGCGCCTCGAAACGACGCGGGTCGGAGAGCCGGATCGCCGAGACGACGCCCGCGAGCACCGCCGAGAGCGCCATTCCCGCCAGCAGGAGCTGCTCCGGTCGCGGGCCCCCGGTGCCGAGGGAGCCGATCGCGAAGACCGCGACGGTCGTCACAGCCGCGCCGGTGAGCGCGAACCAGAGATAGCCGGCGGGCGCGGTGACACCGAGGAAGGCGATGGACAGGGCGACGAAGAATCCCGCACCGGAGGTGACACCGAGCACGCCCGGGTCGGCCAGCGGATTCCGGGTCACGGCTTGGATGACCGCGCCGGCGGCGCCCAGCGCCGCACCGACGAGCAGGCCGACCACAGTGCGGGGCAGCCGCAGGTCGACGACCGCGGCGGCGTCGGCCGCGGGGACGCTGCCACCGGTCAGCGCGTGCCAGACCGCGAGCGGCGGCACCGGTCGCGACCCGATCGCGAGACTCGCGAGGACCGCCGCGGCGAGGACGAACAGTGCGACGACGAGCGCCCCGACGCGCGAGCTCGCGCGTCGGCGGGAAGGGCCGGGATGCGCATCCTGACGGGCGTCGACCGGCCGTGCCGTCTGTGGCGTCCCCACCGCCGTTCCATTCATGTAGGTTAGCCTAACCTAAATAACGGATCGCTCTGATTCCGACTCGATACGGCGCCGCGTACGGCCCACCAGAAAGGCTCGCACCACCCATGAAGAAGCTATCTGCGCTCGTCGCCATCGCGGCGGCCTCCGTGCTCGCACTGACAGGATGCTCCGCCGGATCAGAAGCCGGGCAGCCGGCCGCGGCGTCCGCGTCATCTGCCGCCGCGTTCCCCGCGACTGTCGAGACCAAGTTCGGCGACGTCACGATCTCGAAGAAGCCGGAGCGCGTGGTCGCGCTCGGGTGGGGCGACGCCGAGACGGCGCTCGAACTCGGCGTGCAGCCGGTCGGTGCCTCCGACTGGCTCGGCTTCGGCGGCGCCGGCGTCGGGCCATGGGACGAGAGCAAGTACACGAGCAAGCCCGAGATCATCGAGACCCTCGAGCCGAACTACGAGAAGATCGCCGCGCTCAAGCCGGACCTGATCCTCGATGTCCGCAGCTCGGGCGATGAGGCGCGTTACAAGAAGCTGTCGTCGATCGCCACCACCGTCGATGTGCCGAAGGACGGCGACAACTACCTCACCTCGACGCAGGAGCAGACGGCCATGATCGCGACGGCTCTCGGCGAGAAGGAGAAGGGCGAGGCGCTCCTCGCCACGGTCGATGACGCGTTCGCCAAGGTCGCCGCCGCTCACCCGGAGTGGAAGGGGAAGTCGGTCACCGTCGCCACCCGGA encodes:
- a CDS encoding FecCD family ABC transporter permease, translated to MTATTAAAAVLLGLVALGIGDYPLSLPAVVHAIAHDDGFATVVVVQWRLPRVAAALAFGAALAAAGALFQSLTRNPLGSPDVIGFATGSYTGVLIVTTLLAGTPLDGTLGIAGGSMAGGLATAFLVYALAYRRGIGGMQLIVTGIAVTAMLHAVNVWLQLRTQVEVAMSASVWAAGTLGTVDWTGLAPALAVLAVCGVGVTAATRPLQQLELGDAAAASHGVRVGAARLWILVLGVALTAVVTAVTGPIAFVALAAPQLAKRMVGGAGLLLAQSALTGAVLLLTADLAAQYALPQAVPVGVVTVVVGGCYLVVLLLRGARRRQGR
- a CDS encoding heavy metal translocating P-type ATPase; the encoded protein is MTCASCANRIERKLNALEGVTASVNYATEKAHVSVPAGYDPQRLLDTVADAGYSAALPRVGPARTDVGDRDTDTPDRQELELRTLRGRLIGSVVLSVPVILMAMVPALQFDNWQWLSLTLASPVIVWAGWPFHRAAWTNLRHGAATMDTLVSMGTGAAYLWSLFALFFGTAGMTGMKHPFELTVAPSDGAGNIYLEVASGVVMFILLGRYFEKRSKRRAGAALRALLELGAKDVAVLRPDPLHGETEVRIPVEELRVGDAFVVRPGEKIATDGVVTIGTSAVDASMLTGESVPVEVAPGDAVTGATVNAGGRLVVRATRIGADTQLARMAKLVEDAQSGKAEIQRLADRVSGVFVPIVIVVAVATLVAWIALGHPVTAAFTAAVAVLIVACPCALGLATPTALLVGTGRGAQLGILIKGPEVLESTRRVDTVVLDKTGTVTTGTMALMEAYAADGTDTTEVLRLGGAVEAASEHPIARAIARGAADRVGALPAVEDFTNQAGRGVRGTVEGRTVLVGRTTLLAEHGIELPPELTRAKAEAEAAGRTAVVVGWDGAARGVLTAADAVRPTSPEAITQLRALGLTPVLLTGDNRTVAERVAAEVGIDRVVAEVLPQDKVRVVAELQAEGRVVAMVGDGVNDAPALARADLGLAMGTGTDVAIEAADLTLVRGDLRVAADAIRLSRRTLATIRGNLFWAFAYNVCAIPLAAFGLLNPMIAGAAMAFSSVFVVSNSLRLRGFRSAVR
- a CDS encoding Gfo/Idh/MocA family oxidoreductase, which codes for MAGTTHANAWRQVGTVFDLGLPKIRLSTIADAYLPFAEDAAQRYGYDKAVTDWRAVAEDPDIDIVSIVVGNALHREIAEALIRAGKHVLCEKPLADTLENAKAMADAEAAAEAVTAVGFTFRRNAALAEIAKLVHEGHLGQIAHIDGRYWCDYGVDPNTPIAWRYKGPMGSGALGDVGSHLIDAAELVSGPLTSVSGAVMSTVIKERPKARGHVTRGTTSDADGEKEAVENDDVTTFTAHFASGAVGTFSCSRVAWNMPNSLRIEVLGTKGRAGWDLARTGEIFLDDASAPAGIAGPRQVLVNPDFPYFGRGSSMAFGGVGLTQIEQFTYQAYAFLQQVAGVTEGALPRCATFADGYRELRIADAIARSAANGGAEIAIS
- a CDS encoding DUF1345 domain-containing protein codes for the protein MSTTRPSGTRPFHRLVLVKLAACVVLGLLAGLVVLLTWRPEAAAVSGWIVTAGIYCAWTWASVVRMDAVETRTHATEEDTGRGPTDVILLVASVASLVGVGVLLAASSQKGATAIIETGLGVLCVAASWVLVHVLFTMRYARLYYDGDGGVDFNQDEDPDYQDFAYLSFTLGMTYQVSDTALTSKTIRRTVLRHTLISYLLGAVVLASTVNLLASIASSF
- a CDS encoding DUF808 domain-containing protein; amino-acid sequence: MAGGLAALLDDVAMIAKAASATSTKAVGVVVDDAAVTPQYVAGIHPSRELPVIWRIARGSLVNKAILIVVLLVLDHFLPVVLTPLLMLGGLYLSFEGAEKLLEAVRNGRRRSGRPRRAAEPEQAAQAEQAARAEHAPEAEQPVRAAHAVQAERRGPVVEQGAESERTLVNGAVRTDFILSAEIMVISLATVNASRDAAMPLLPKTLTLALVALALTALVYGVVALIVKMDDIGLVLSGRDRPVARRVGRVLVAAMPTVLSVLSTVGIAAMLWVGGHILVSGANTLGWHAPADLLHHLAAPAHEVPGIGGLLAWLIDTLGSAVVAIVIGTVLAGIAHLLPFRRHDVHEGAADEAGASGASGHEGDPQEDADPQEDADH
- a CDS encoding FecCD family ABC transporter permease — encoded protein: MNGTAVGTPQTARPVDARQDAHPGPSRRRASSRVGALVVALFVLAAAVLASLAIGSRPVPPLAVWHALTGGSVPAADAAAVVDLRLPRTVVGLLVGAALGAAGAVIQAVTRNPLADPGVLGVTSGAGFFVALSIAFLGVTAPAGYLWFALTGAAVTTVAVFAIGSLGTGGPRPEQLLLAGMALSAVLAGVVSAIRLSDPRRFEALQVWEAGTLRDADWHVVLPALPLLVAGILLALVIGGPLNLLALGDDRATALGSSVTRTRITAIAAITLLAGGATALAGPIAFIGLMIPHVARRVMGPDQRWIVALSLLAAPVLLLAADVAARLVAWPGEVPVGVVTAFLGAPVLIGLVRRGRLGAL
- a CDS encoding sugar phosphate isomerase/epimerase, whose protein sequence is MSISYGAYTACLHDRSLGEALDVLKGAGLSGAEVNVGGFIPSPHCPAETILGSATARDDYLGIFAEHGIELTGLNANGNPISPLPNEGLLHAADLRRAIRTAGALGVKEVVTMSGTPGTDATAKYPTWVVNPWNGIDMEILDYQWTVAVPFFKEIDALARDNGVNVCLELHPRNLVFNVPSFERLIEETGATNIKVNMDPSHLFWQQAEPIEAVKRLGSLVAHVHAKDTKVFPGAAYRGVLDTDFGHVPAEAEGKVPVAESYWCTAWPQDPAWRFVAFGLGHDTAYWAEFLRTIQAANPDMVVNIEHEDADYGNVEGLQISAKNLLAAAALIG
- a CDS encoding heavy-metal-associated domain-containing protein; its protein translation is MSTTTEYQVSGMTCHHCEMSVREEVSEIPGVETIDVSHTTGRLVVTSAAPLDPAAVTAAVEEAGYQVVPAA
- a CDS encoding ABC transporter ATP-binding protein, with product METTRPITRITAEGVTLGYGGTPVVPHLDLEVPPGSFTVIVGPNGCGKSTLLRAFARLLPPGSGRIVLDGRSIHDYRPREAARRIGLLPQDSTAPDGITVSELVARGRYPYHGMFRRHSEADDAAVEQAMAATSVSELADRPVDELSGGQRQRVWVAMAIAQQTPALLLDEPTTFLDIAHQIELLDLFARLHREGRTLVAVLHDLNHAARYATHLVVMKDGALITQGPPAEVVTADIVKEVFGLRCIVIPDPLTGTPLVVPYSTALPDRGAAPLDSTG
- a CDS encoding DedA family protein translates to MTFIALLQSIPPLAVYVVIGLLVGVESIGVPVPGETALITGSVLSTRPELHISGMWVAVAAFIGAVIGDSIGYSVGWHYGPALLDRLAARFPRHITADRIAYADHLFDRYGTGTVFVGRFIALLRMFAGPLAGTLRLAYPRFLMANAAGAACWAGGIAVVVQLVGTAADRYLKEASWGLLLVLLLVGLLVGRVVGRSFERRVEAYAAERLAESGESE